Proteins from a genomic interval of Equus quagga isolate Etosha38 chromosome 13, UCLA_HA_Equagga_1.0, whole genome shotgun sequence:
- the UBE2S gene encoding ubiquitin-conjugating enzyme E2 S, translating to MNSNVENLPPHIIRLVYKEVTTLTADPPDGIKVFPNEEDLTDLQVTIEGPEGTPYAGGLFRMKLLLGKDFPASPPKGYFLTKIFHPNVGANGEICVNVLKRDWAAELGIRHVLLTIKCLLIHPNPESALNEEAGRLLLENYEEYAARARLLTEIHGGAGGPSGRRPEAGRAVAGAAAASSTDPVAPGGPGGAEGPMAKKHAGERDKKLAAKRKTDKKRALRRL from the exons ATG AACTCCAACGTGGAGAACCTGCCCCCCCACATCATCCGCCTGGTATACAAGGAGGTGACAACGCTGACCGCTGACCCGCCAGATGGCATCAAGGTTTTTCCCAACGAGGAGGACCTCACAGACTTGCAGGTCACCATCGAGGGCCCTG AGGGGACCCCATACGCTGGAGGCCTCTTCCGCATGAAACTCCTGCTGGGGAAGGActttcctgcctccccacctaAGGGCTACTTCTTGACCAAGATCTTCCACCCCAATGTGGGCGCCAACGGTGAGATCTGTGTCAACGTGCTCAAGAGGGACTGGGCAGCTGAGCTGGGCATCCGGCATGTGCTGCTG ACCATCAAGTGCCTGCTGATCCACCCTAACCCCGAGTCTGCCCTCAATGAGGAGGCGGGCCGCCTGCTCCTGGAGAACTACGAGGAGTACGCCGCCCGCGCCCGCCTGCTCACCGAGATCCACGGCGGCGCTGGCGGGCCCAGCGGCCGGAGGCCTGAGGCCGGCCGGGCCGTGGCCGGTGCGGCTGCGGCCTCCTCCACTGACCCTGTGGCCCCCGGAGGCCCGGGAGGGGCTGAGGGTCCCATGGCCAAGAAGCACGCGGGCGAGCGGGATAAGAAGCTGGCAGCCAAGAGAAAGACGGACAAGAAGCGGGCACTGCGGCGGCTGTAG